The following proteins are co-located in the Vidua macroura isolate BioBank_ID:100142 chromosome 1, ASM2450914v1, whole genome shotgun sequence genome:
- the FAM110B gene encoding protein FAM110B yields MPTETLPTGSMVKPVSPAVTFTSAVPLRILNKGPDYFRRQAEPNPKRLSAVERLEADKAKYVKSQEVINAKQEPVKPAVLAKPPVCPAAKRALGSPTLKVFSNNAKTESGVQRENLKLEILKNIINSSEGSSSGSGHKHGPRNWPPHRADSTELNRHSFAESLKVYPTQGRSSPQESSSNVSRRLLDQSAETFLHVSHSSSDIRKVTSAKPLKAIPCSSSAPPLPPKPKIAAIATLKSPEIEAVESGCGVSRRPSLQRSKSDLSDRYFRVDADVERFFNYCGLDPEELENLGMENFARANSDIISLNFRSASMISSDCEQSQDSNSDLRNDDSANDRVPYGISAIERNARIIKWLYSIKQARESQKVSHV; encoded by the coding sequence ATGCCTACAGAAACATTACCGACAGGTAGCATGGTGAAGCCGGTCAGCCCTGCCGTGACTTTCACATCTGCCGTTCCTCTCCGCATCCTGAACAAAGGACCTGACTATTTTCGCAGGCAGGCGGAGCCTAATCCAAAAAGACTGAGTGCAGTGGAGAGGCTCGAAGCCGACAAGGCGAAATATGTCAAGAGCCAGGAGGTCATCAATGCCAAGCAGGAGCCTGTGAAGCCGGCAGTGCTGGCGAAGCCGCCGGTCTGTCCTGCAGCCAAGCGAGCGCTGGGGAGCCCCACCTTGAAAGTCTTCAGCAACAATGCAAAGACAGAGAGTGGAGTCCAGAGAGAAAATCTGAAACTTGAGATTTTGAAGAACATCATCAACAGCTCTGAAGGCTCCAGCTCAGGTTCAGGGCATAAGCACGGTCCCCGAAATTGGCCACCCCACAGGGCCGATTCAACAGAGCTGAACCGACACTCGTTCGCTGAATCCTTGAAGGTTTACCCCACACAGGGCCGGAGCAGCccacaggagagcagctccaATGTCAGCAGAAGGCTCCTAGATCAGTCAGCAGAGACCTTCTTGCATGTCTCTCACAGCTCTTCAGACATTAGGAAAGTAACTAGTGCAAAGCCCTTAAAAGCAATACCCTGCAGTAGTTCAGCCCCACCTCTGCCTCCAAAGCCCAAAATCGCTGCCATCGCCACCCTGAAATCCCCAGAGATTGAGGCAGTCGAGTCTGGATGCGGAGTTAGTAGAAGACCCTCCCTACAGCGATCAAAATCAGACTTGAGCGACAGATACTTTCGCGTTGATGCAGATGTTGAACGATTCTTTAACTACTGCGGACTGGATCCTGAAGAGCTTGAAAACCTTGGGATGGAAAACTTTGCAAGGGCTAACTCTGATATTATATCCCTCAACTTTCGCAGTGCAAGCATGATTAGCTCAGACTGTGAACAGTCTCAGGACAGCAACAGTGACCTTAGAAATGATGACAGTGCCAATGACCGTGTGCCATACGGCATTTCTGCCATTGAAAGGAATGCCAGAATCATCAAGTGGTTATATAGCATCAAGCAAGCTAGAGAGTCACAGAAAGTGTCCCATGTGTGA